Proteins from a genomic interval of Oncorhynchus nerka isolate Pitt River linkage group LG13, Oner_Uvic_2.0, whole genome shotgun sequence:
- the LOC115120425 gene encoding protein max isoform X3 has protein sequence MSDNDDIEVDSDADKRAHHNALERKRRDHIKDSFHSLRDSVPALQGEKVGREVASVLRDARPSTGTSAGGIVALSDQSIKQASRAQILDKATDYIQYMRRKNHTHQQDIDDLKRQNALLEQQVRALEKVKGSTQLQASYSSSDSSLYTNPKGSAVSAFDGGSDSSSESEPEEPPAPRKKLRVEAS, from the exons GCAGACAAACGAGCACACCACAATGCACTGGAGCGGAAGCGTAGGGACCACATCAAAGACAGCTTTCACAGCCTGCGGGACTCGGTGCCCGCCTTGCAAGGGGAAAaggttggtagagag GTGGCGTCAGTCCTACGCGACGCTCGTCCCTCAACAGGGACCAGTGCAGGCGGAATCGTCGCGCTGTCTGAC CAATCTATCAAACAGGCGTCCCGAGCTCAGATTCTAGACAAAGCCACGGACTATATCCAGTACATGAGAAGGAAAAACCACACCCACCAGCAGGACATCGACGACCTGAAGAGGCAGAACGCACTGCTGGAGCAGCAAG TGCGTGCCCTGGAGAAGGTGAAGGGTTCGACCCAGCTCCAGGCCAGCTACAGTTCTTCAGACAGCAGCCTATACACCAACCCTAAAGGCAGCGCTGTGTCTGCTTTCGACGGAGGCTCTGACTCCAGCTCCGAGTCCGAGCCAGAGGAACCCCCCGCCCCCAGGAAGAAGCTCCGAGTGGAGGCCAGCTAG